The following are encoded together in the Pygocentrus nattereri isolate fPygNat1 chromosome 3, fPygNat1.pri, whole genome shotgun sequence genome:
- the zyx gene encoding zyxin, with protein MEDSNGSKPFMVTSSLSLKVSTPSFYNQPKKFASVAPPRPKGPSGFSSIASTGVIGRVGEMPPPPPAIDDFPPPPPPLDELPAPPPECQTTPPASEAPPPEFPAPPPVADDLPLPAPPEDISFMSSSTCPAPPPPPPPPPPAPPLPEPGIGTNFQRPMEKQTSFDRQLDSLTDMLSEMETRRPFNPKMPSQPSSAPAPKPPPTAPKPALSFLPPPELQDRPPPAPWAEELRARTTLRQTGPSTASAPAPAAQPLAKGPAPAPKATFSTSQHTSNFGVKPSSPATTAGTKGINNVPSHTSFPPPPAAPPAAAPAPSASVPKPSPAFSHSKPTPTFSQEKVAPSPPAAPQPKPASSPISSYSKPMGNLSAPKASQPMGPGASAPPTGVPLSMREVEELEKLTKDFIKDMDKKGPVVTSAPTEVCGKCGEALSRSQPAVRAMDKLFHSHCFCCVSCRRPLQGMQFYDRDGTPECEDCYVSSLAICSRCGERITDRVLKAVGQCFHAHCFRCSACSCTLEGAPFITDDDNNPFCVPDYHRRFSPLCVSCNEPIVPDPGSEETVRVVALEKNFHLKCYRCEDCARPLSIEADADGCYPLDGRILCMKCHTKRAKQAMQ; from the exons ATGGAGGACTCCAATGGCAGTAAACCCTTTATGGTAACCTCCTCCCTGTCTCTCAAAGTCTCAACCCCATCCTTCTATAACCAGCCCAAAAAGTTTGCATCGGTTGCACCCCCACGTCCCAAAGGACCATCTGGCTTCTCATCAATCGCAAGCACTGGTGTGATTGGTAGGGTTGGGGAGATGCCCCCACCGCCTCCAGCCATTGATG ACTTtccaccccctcctcctccactgGATGAGCTGCCAGCCCCTCCCCCTGAATGCCAGACCACACCCCCTGCATCTGAGGCCCCCCCACCTGAATTTCCTGCCCCTCCCCCAGTTGCAGATGACTTGCCCCTCCCAGCACCTCCTGAAGATATCAGCTTTATGTCCTCAagtacatgtcctgcaccaccaccaccccctccccctccccctcctgcaCCACCGCTACCCGAGCCTGGCATTGGTACCAACTTTCAG AGACCGATGGAAAAGCAGACTAGTTTTGACCGACAGCTGGACTCTCTGACTGATATGTTATCAGAAATGGAAACCAGAAGACCCTTCAACCCAAAG atgccCAGTCAGCCATCGTCTGCGCCAGCCCCAAAGCCACCACCCACTGCCCCCAAACCTGCGCTGTCCTTCCTGCCCCCACCTGAGCTGCAGGACCGCCCTCCCCCTGCTCCCTGGGCTGAGGAGCTGCGTGCCCGTACCACCCTCCGTCAGACTGGTCCGAGCACAGCCTCTGCTCCAGCTCCTGCTGCACAGCCGCTGGCTAAAGGCCCTGCACCTGCCCCCAAAGCTACATTCTCTACCAGCCAGCACACTTCTAATTTTGGCGTCAAGCCATCAAGTCCTGCAACCACTGCAGGTACAAAGGGGATTAACAATGTCCCCTCCCACACCTCTTTTCCTCCACCTCCTGCTGCACCTCCTGCTGCAGCACCTGCTCCTTCAGCAAGTGTTCCGAAACCTTCTCCAGCTTTCAGTCACTCTAAACCTACGCCAACTTTCAGCCAAGAGAAAGTGGCTCCATCCCCTCCAGCTGCCCCACAGCCTAAGCCAGCTTCATCACCCATCTCTTCATATAGCAAACCAATGGGCAACCTGTCTGCACCCAAA GCTTCACAGCCAATGGGCCCTGGTGCAAGTGCACCCCCTACTGGTGTTCCTCTCTCAATGAGAGAAGTTGAAgagctggagaaactgaccaaggACTTTATTAAAGACATGGACAAAAAGGGTCCAGTTGTCACCTCTGCACCTACAG AGGTGTGTGGAAAGTGTGGGGAGGCTCTATCCAGGTCTCAGCCTGCAGTCAGGGCGATGGACAAACTTTTCCACTCTCACTGTTTCTGCTGTGTGAGCTGCCGGCGCCCTCTGCAGGGCATGCAGTTCTATGACCGTGATGGAACACCAGAGTGTGAGGATTGCTATGTG AGCTCTCTGGCGATTTGTTCTCGGTGTGGGGAGCGGATTACTGATCGTGTGTTGAAAGCGGTGGGGCAGTGTTTCCATGCCCACTGTTTCCGCTGCAGTGCCTGTAGCTGCACACTGGAGGGTGCTCCATTCATTACCGATGATGACAACAACCCCTTCTGTGTTCCTGATTACCACCG ACGTTTTTCTCCTCTGTGTGTGAGCTGCAATGAGCCAATTGTTCCTGATCCTGGGAGTGAAGAAACAGTCAGGGTTGTTGCCTTGGAGAAGAACTTTCACCTTAAGTGCTACCGATGTGAG GATTGTGCCCGCCCTCTTTCCATAGAGGCAGATGCTGATGGCTGTTACCCACTGGATGGAAGAATTCTGTGCATGAAGTGCCACACAAAGCGTGCCAAGCAGGCCATGCAGTGA